The following proteins come from a genomic window of Mustelus asterias chromosome 1, sMusAst1.hap1.1, whole genome shotgun sequence:
- the lamtor3 gene encoding ragulator complex protein LAMTOR3, translating into MADDLKRYLYKQLPSVEGLHAIVVSDRDGVPVIKVANDNAPEHALRPGFLSTFALATDQGSKLGLSKNKSIICYYNTYQVVQFNRLPLVVSFIANSSANTGLIVSLEKELAPLFEELRQAVEVS; encoded by the exons GACTTGAAGAGATACCTTTACAAACAGTTGCCTAG TGTCGAGGGTCTTCATGCCATTGTAGTATCTGACAGAGATGGCGTGCCTGTGATTAAAG TTGCTAATGATAATGCACCAGAACATGCACTGAGGCCTGGATTCCTCTCTACCTTTGCACTAGCAACAGATCAAGGAAGCAAGCTGGGACTTTCGAAGAATAAGAGCATCATTTGCTATTACAATACATACCAG GTTGTGCAGTTTAATCGATTGCCGTTGGTAGTTAGCTTCATAGCAAACAGCAGCGCCAACACAG GGTTGATTGTCAGTTTGGAGAAAGAGCTTGCACCATTATTTGAAGAATTGCGCCAGGCTGTGGAAGTTTCATGA
- the dapp1 gene encoding dual adapter for phosphotyrosine and 3-phosphotyrosine and 3-phosphoinositide, which translates to MSDSEAGEIPRGRSGGQGDGLLELDWYHHDLTRHAAEALLLSNGKDGSYLLRKSHEGPMLYALSVRGKDSVKHFQIERTEDSIKFGFNEFRSLSEFVNHFANQPLIGSETGTLLILKTPYPRKVEEPSIYESVRVHTAMQTGRTECDLVPEAPSLGTKEGYLTKQGGRVKSWKTRWFILHRNELKYFKDKMSTEPIKTLNLTECTGVQFDYSQEKINCFCLVFPERTYYMCTKTGVEADEWIKLIRWKLTQMKKAGKA; encoded by the exons TTGGTATCACCACGATCTCACCCGGCACGCTGCTGAAGCCCTGCTCCTGTCCAATGGGAAAGACGGGAGTTACCTTCTAAGGAAGAGTCATGAGGGTCCAATGTTGTACGCGTTGTCAGTAAG AGGCAAAGACTCCGTCAAACACTTCCAGATTGAACGGACAGAAGACTCGATTAAATTTGGATTTAATGAATTTCGGTCGCTATCGGAATTTGTCAATCATTTTGCCAATCAGCCACTTATTGGAAGTGAGACAG GTACGCTTCTTATACTTAAAACTCCTTATCCTCGAAAAGTCGAAGAGCCTTCCATTTACGAGTCTGTCCGAGTTCACACAGCCATGCAGACAGGACGTACAGAGTGTGACCTCGTTCCCGAGGCTCCTTCA TTGGGCACCAAGGAAGGATACCTTACAAAGCAGGGAGGCAGAGTCAAG AGCTGGAAAACAAGGTGGTTTATTCTACATAGAAATGAACTGAAGTATTTCAAGGACAAAATG TCTACAGAACCGATTAAGACCCTGAATCTAACAGAATGTACCGGGGTACAATTTGACTACTCTCAAGAAAAGATTAATTGTTTCTG TTTGGTATTTCCTGAAAGAACGTATTACATGTGCACAAAGACAGGAGTTGAAGCTGATGAATGGATCAAGTTAATACGATGGAAACTG ACTCAGATGAAGAAAGCAGGAAAAGCTTAA